Proteins encoded by one window of Sardina pilchardus chromosome 7, fSarPil1.1, whole genome shotgun sequence:
- the LOC134087789 gene encoding rho GTPase-activating protein 39-like isoform X1, with product MVSHTLFEKTKPSERCVFGEKTRWGQIEWRVKRRRQGKRPGIPARTVQDPAQRWQPAPGSKAAMLVKVNNTGRNQSPGPSSTLQLLHFGSNSSSGSSSSASKPLYPAHIDRTGPFGAKMAVPGDLKQAYHLKKSDSGNFGLIMPNASTPAFQNPQRSQAGTPRPSSPQYGATAAPIYDEPPRDPPIYDEPPMEMEVEGAHLLNRPSPLPYSPSHSLPRLGQPKLLQYPASHMGAKHRRSPSATEYSPAGRECIKHMVNVDPAAGAKPGLILTHSQGLPSAPESASVTGAMQSQAQLHQQQQQPLSPAQAQKGGSVGGGWPQREVSLEKKQSLRLLEAGVLKSMEARHSRQSSLASQQEYPGPAAITYQDSGYSTGPSPSLRRKNRRRPPGAGLAGTPTATAASATGTGQCRPGSVGSTGELNALNEKLMAEMRAVVSRSNTIHGSKASLDTEMGSETGSAPRARTPLGSLHKYAGGGGGGGGGGGSTPRRGGSREDMSASNRSLYRAAGGSHAELPLSPLAAEGGGRQKRTYEKVDSLEKSITSQTSLSSPEPPRTPSQTGTLESKGQLEISPQGGGSGHGVGTGSTPAVSANDGFGQDGNGTGNGGNNNNDGSGGVGGQLVGSGGGGGGGGGVGGYQYPYTTLCKPSPDANMVDWASKNLNLHTQGLFRSRVSIANMLSWNRGSIKKPMLITSDRAVKKEACEMFKLVQAYMGDRPARIDRSTPPCWWSPSAGARRACVTSCTCSWCGRPRAT from the exons ggaccctgctcaaagatggcagccagCTCCGGGGTCCAAGGCGGCCATGTTGGTGAAGGTGAACAACACTGGCAGGAACCAGTCGCCTGGACCCTCTAGCACCTTACAGCTCCTCCACTtcggcagcaacagcagcagcggtagcagcagcagcgctagcAAGCCCCTTTACCCGGCACACATCGACCGCACGGGACCTTTTGGAGCCAAAATGGCCGTCCCCGGAGACCTGAAGCAGGCGTACCACCTCAAGAAGTCGGACAGCGGTAATTTCGGCCTGATCATGCCCAACGCGAGTACGCCGGCTTTCCAGAACCCGCAGCGGTCGCAGGCTGGCACACCTCGACCCTCTTCGCCCCAGTACGGCGCCACCGCCGCGCCCATCTACGACGAGCCGCCCAGGGACCCCCCGATTTACGACGAGCCCccgatggagatggaggtggaagGGGCGCACCTGCTGAACCGCCCGTCGCCCCTGCCCTACTCCCCCAGCCACAGCCTGCCCCGGCTGGGCCAGCCCAAGCTCCTCCAGTACCCTGCCTCCCACATGGGGGCCAAGCACCGGAGGAGCCCGTCTGCTACGGAGTACAGCCCTGCAGGGCGGGAGTGCATCAAGCACATGGTGAACGTGGATCCTGCCGCCGGCGCCAAGCCGGGCCTGATCCTGACCCACTCCCAGGGGCTGCCCTCCGCTCCCGAATCGGCCTCCGTGACGGGCGCGATGCAGAGCCAAGCGCAgctgcaccagcagcagcagcagcctctgtCCCCGGCCCAGGCCCAGAAAGGGGGCTCTGTGGGAGGCGGGTGGCCTCAGCGGGAAGTGAGCCTGGAGAAGAAGCAGTCGTTGCGGCTGCTGGAGGCCGGCGTGCTGAAGAGCATGGAGGCGCGGCACAGCCGCCAGAGCAGCCTGGCCTCGCAGCAGGAGTACCCGGGCCCCGCCGCCATCACCTACCAGGACTCCGGCTACTCCACCGGCCCGTCGCCCAGCCTCCGCCGCAAGAACCGCCGACGACCCCCCGGGGCCGGCCTGGCGGGCAcacccaccgccaccgccgcctccgccaCCGGCACCGGTCAGTGCAGACCGGGGTCGGTGGGCAGCACCGGGGAGCTGAACGCCCTCAACGAGAAGCTGATGGCGGAGATGCGGGCGGTGGTGAGCCGCTCCAACACCATCCACGGCAGCAAGGCCAGCCTGGACACGGAGATGGGCTCGGAGACGGGCTCGGCCCCCCGCGCCCGCACCCCTCTGGGCTCGCTCCACAAGTACGCcgggggtggaggtggcggtggaggaggggggggatccACGCCCAGGCGCGGGGGCTCCAGGGAGGACATGAGCGCCAGTAACCGCTCCCTGTACCGGGCGGCCGGGGGCAGTCACGCCGAGCTGCCCCTCTCGCCGCTGGCCGCGGAGGGAGGCGGGAGGCAGAAGCGCACCTACGAGAAGGTGGACTCGCTGGAGAAGAGCATCACCTCCCAGACCAGCCTGTCCTCGCCAGAGCCACCCAGGACACCCTCACag acagGAACACTGGAATCCAAGGGGCAGCTGGAGATCTCACCACAGGGAGGTGGCAGCGGGCATGGCGTGGGCACCGGTAGCACGCCGGCAGTCAGCGCCAACGACGGCTTCGGCCAGGACGGCAACGGCACCGGCAACggcggcaacaacaacaatgacggCAGCGGCGGTGTCGGCGGGCAGCTGGTCGGTAGtggtggcggaggtggaggtggcggcggTGTCGGGGGCTACCAGTACCCGTACACCACCCTGTGCAAGCCCAGCCCGGACGCCAACATGGTGGACTGGGCCAGCAAGAACCTGAACCTGCACACGCAGGGCCTGTTCCGCAGCCGCGTCTCCATCGCCAACATGCTCTCGTGGAACCGCGGCTCCATCAAGAAGCCCATGCTCATCACCAGCGACCGCGCCGTCAAGAAGGAGGCCTGCGAGATGTTCAAGCTGGTGCAGGCCTACATGGGCGACCGGCCCGCGCGCATCGACCGCAGCACGCCGCCCTGCTGGTGGTCACCAAGTGCTGGGGCACGCAG GGCCTGCGTGACGAGCTGTACGTGCAGCTGGTGCGGCAGACCACGGGcaacctga
- the LOC134087789 gene encoding rho GTPase-activating protein 39-like isoform X2, which translates to MLVKVNNTGRNQSPGPSSTLQLLHFGSNSSSGSSSSASKPLYPAHIDRTGPFGAKMAVPGDLKQAYHLKKSDSGNFGLIMPNASTPAFQNPQRSQAGTPRPSSPQYGATAAPIYDEPPRDPPIYDEPPMEMEVEGAHLLNRPSPLPYSPSHSLPRLGQPKLLQYPASHMGAKHRRSPSATEYSPAGRECIKHMVNVDPAAGAKPGLILTHSQGLPSAPESASVTGAMQSQAQLHQQQQQPLSPAQAQKGGSVGGGWPQREVSLEKKQSLRLLEAGVLKSMEARHSRQSSLASQQEYPGPAAITYQDSGYSTGPSPSLRRKNRRRPPGAGLAGTPTATAASATGTGQCRPGSVGSTGELNALNEKLMAEMRAVVSRSNTIHGSKASLDTEMGSETGSAPRARTPLGSLHKYAGGGGGGGGGGGSTPRRGGSREDMSASNRSLYRAAGGSHAELPLSPLAAEGGGRQKRTYEKVDSLEKSITSQTSLSSPEPPRTPSQTGTLESKGQLEISPQGGGSGHGVGTGSTPAVSANDGFGQDGNGTGNGGNNNNDGSGGVGGQLVGSGGGGGGGGGVGGYQYPYTTLCKPSPDANMVDWASKNLNLHTQGLFRSRVSIANMLSWNRGSIKKPMLITSDRAVKKEACEMFKLVQAYMGDRPARIDRSTPPCWWSPSAGARRACVTSCTCSWCGRPRAT; encoded by the exons ATGTTGGTGAAGGTGAACAACACTGGCAGGAACCAGTCGCCTGGACCCTCTAGCACCTTACAGCTCCTCCACTtcggcagcaacagcagcagcggtagcagcagcagcgctagcAAGCCCCTTTACCCGGCACACATCGACCGCACGGGACCTTTTGGAGCCAAAATGGCCGTCCCCGGAGACCTGAAGCAGGCGTACCACCTCAAGAAGTCGGACAGCGGTAATTTCGGCCTGATCATGCCCAACGCGAGTACGCCGGCTTTCCAGAACCCGCAGCGGTCGCAGGCTGGCACACCTCGACCCTCTTCGCCCCAGTACGGCGCCACCGCCGCGCCCATCTACGACGAGCCGCCCAGGGACCCCCCGATTTACGACGAGCCCccgatggagatggaggtggaagGGGCGCACCTGCTGAACCGCCCGTCGCCCCTGCCCTACTCCCCCAGCCACAGCCTGCCCCGGCTGGGCCAGCCCAAGCTCCTCCAGTACCCTGCCTCCCACATGGGGGCCAAGCACCGGAGGAGCCCGTCTGCTACGGAGTACAGCCCTGCAGGGCGGGAGTGCATCAAGCACATGGTGAACGTGGATCCTGCCGCCGGCGCCAAGCCGGGCCTGATCCTGACCCACTCCCAGGGGCTGCCCTCCGCTCCCGAATCGGCCTCCGTGACGGGCGCGATGCAGAGCCAAGCGCAgctgcaccagcagcagcagcagcctctgtCCCCGGCCCAGGCCCAGAAAGGGGGCTCTGTGGGAGGCGGGTGGCCTCAGCGGGAAGTGAGCCTGGAGAAGAAGCAGTCGTTGCGGCTGCTGGAGGCCGGCGTGCTGAAGAGCATGGAGGCGCGGCACAGCCGCCAGAGCAGCCTGGCCTCGCAGCAGGAGTACCCGGGCCCCGCCGCCATCACCTACCAGGACTCCGGCTACTCCACCGGCCCGTCGCCCAGCCTCCGCCGCAAGAACCGCCGACGACCCCCCGGGGCCGGCCTGGCGGGCAcacccaccgccaccgccgcctccgccaCCGGCACCGGTCAGTGCAGACCGGGGTCGGTGGGCAGCACCGGGGAGCTGAACGCCCTCAACGAGAAGCTGATGGCGGAGATGCGGGCGGTGGTGAGCCGCTCCAACACCATCCACGGCAGCAAGGCCAGCCTGGACACGGAGATGGGCTCGGAGACGGGCTCGGCCCCCCGCGCCCGCACCCCTCTGGGCTCGCTCCACAAGTACGCcgggggtggaggtggcggtggaggaggggggggatccACGCCCAGGCGCGGGGGCTCCAGGGAGGACATGAGCGCCAGTAACCGCTCCCTGTACCGGGCGGCCGGGGGCAGTCACGCCGAGCTGCCCCTCTCGCCGCTGGCCGCGGAGGGAGGCGGGAGGCAGAAGCGCACCTACGAGAAGGTGGACTCGCTGGAGAAGAGCATCACCTCCCAGACCAGCCTGTCCTCGCCAGAGCCACCCAGGACACCCTCACag acagGAACACTGGAATCCAAGGGGCAGCTGGAGATCTCACCACAGGGAGGTGGCAGCGGGCATGGCGTGGGCACCGGTAGCACGCCGGCAGTCAGCGCCAACGACGGCTTCGGCCAGGACGGCAACGGCACCGGCAACggcggcaacaacaacaatgacggCAGCGGCGGTGTCGGCGGGCAGCTGGTCGGTAGtggtggcggaggtggaggtggcggcggTGTCGGGGGCTACCAGTACCCGTACACCACCCTGTGCAAGCCCAGCCCGGACGCCAACATGGTGGACTGGGCCAGCAAGAACCTGAACCTGCACACGCAGGGCCTGTTCCGCAGCCGCGTCTCCATCGCCAACATGCTCTCGTGGAACCGCGGCTCCATCAAGAAGCCCATGCTCATCACCAGCGACCGCGCCGTCAAGAAGGAGGCCTGCGAGATGTTCAAGCTGGTGCAGGCCTACATGGGCGACCGGCCCGCGCGCATCGACCGCAGCACGCCGCCCTGCTGGTGGTCACCAAGTGCTGGGGCACGCAG GGCCTGCGTGACGAGCTGTACGTGCAGCTGGTGCGGCAGACCACGGGcaacctga
- the LOC134086905 gene encoding uncharacterized protein LOC134086905 — MKLCCLFSCCLAQPDEELEGKTVRSEVKVKTKGKQPKKDKVNPSKKKQRKEAKRLKKDMADRKKKEETALRELELAAPEAQQAEMPIHPANEAGKVEIADTSVNATPAVVVEMGNASSNAIPAILDCGKMAKASSEAPLLARPVSCPDLGRFENLTPADRHQGERRWKLHGWFQQREAAKKRANARSSPNLTCDINTPQLAMGDGKGPSQELGKGDREMPMSQRANASPSPNTDRTELAEVAWKSPSPVQCTSQTGQHQSLTPAEKDKLEEKANGPNTDRTELAEEDRKSPSPVQCTSQTGQHQGLTPAEIKLEEKANASHNPALACDTRGPELAVGDVRRPSQDLRDRHGERPVSLLRRDCQKSPVQQTQETGRRQDSLGLYLTPAERRRQQEERRKRLQGWAHQRETKALCFTVLNAATQAANSCRDNSSQRGKRSLRQ; from the exons ATGAAGCTCTGTTGTTTATTCAGCTGCTGCCTAGCGCAGCCCGATGAGGAGTTGGAGGGCAAGACggtgaggtcagaggtcaaggtgAAGACCAAAGGAAAGCAGCCAAAGAAGGACAAGGTGAACCCTAGTAAAAAGAAACAGAGGAAGGAGGCTAAGCGCCTAAAGAAGGACATGGCCgatagaaagaaaaaggaggaaACAGCTCTGAGAGAGCTTGAGTTGGCTGCCCCTGAGGCACAGCAAGCAGAGATGCCTATTCATCCTGCTAATGAAGCCGGGAAGGTGGAGATCGCCGACACAAGCGTGAATGCTACTCCAGCAGTTGTGGTGGAGATGGGTAACGCTAGCTCAAATGCTATTCCAGCCATTTTGGACTGTGGGAAGATGGCCAAAGCTAGCTCAGAGGCTCCCCTCTTGGCAAGGCCAGTGTCCTGTCCTGACCTTGGGAGGTTTGAGAATCTAACCCCAGCAGACAGACaccagggggagaggagatggaagcTACATGGCTGGTTTCAACAGAGGGAGGCTGCAAAAAAGAGGGCTAATGCTAGAAGCA GCCCAAACCTGACATGTGACATCAACACACCTCAGTTGGCCATGGGGGATGGGAAGGGCCCATCTCAGGAGCTTGgaaagggggacagagagatgcccATGTCTCAGAGAGCTAACGCTAGTCCAA GCCCAAACACTGACAGAACTGAATTGGCCGAGGTGGCTTGGAAGAGCCCGTCCCCAGTGCAGTGCACCTCACAGACTGGGCAACATCAGAGTCTAACCCCAGCAGAGAAAGACAAACTGGAGGAGAAGGCTAACG GCCCTAACACTGACAGAACTGAACTGGCtgaggaggacaggaagagcCCATCCCCAGTGCAGTGCACCTCACAGACTGGGCAACATCAGGGTCTAACCCCAGCAGAGATAAAGCTGGAGGAGAAGGCTAACGCTAGTCACA ACCCAGCCCTGGCATGTGACACCAGGGGACCTGAACTGGCTGTGGGAGACGTGAGGCGCCCATCTCAGGATCTTAGAGACCGACACGGTGAGAGGCCCGTGTCTCTGCTGAGACGGGATTGTCAGAAGTCCCCAGTGCAGCAGACCCAAGAGACTGGGAGACGCCAGGATTCACTGGGACTGTATCTCACcccagcagagaggagacggcAGCAGGAGGAGCGGAGGAAGAGACTTCAGGGCTGGGCTCACCAGAGGGAGACCAAGGCTCTCTGCTTCACTGTTCTTAACGCGGCCACACAGGCTGCAAACAGCTGCCGTGACAACAGCAGccaaagaggaaagaggagccTGCGTCAGTGA